One genomic window of Oncorhynchus kisutch isolate 150728-3 linkage group LG26, Okis_V2, whole genome shotgun sequence includes the following:
- the LOC109871042 gene encoding RCC1 and BTB domain-containing protein 1 isoform X7, translating into MVDVTKWPLFSLMEGEELSSIRQACVFGTSANEVIYITHNDDVYVFGLNCSNCLGTGDSQSTILPKKLDFLSGRKVVSLSYGSGPHILLATEEGELFAWGHNGYSQLGNGTTNQGVAPVLVSASLLNKRVTEVACGSHHSLALTNTGEVYAWGYNNCGQVGSGSTANQPTPRRVSNCLQNKVVVSITCGQTSSLAVVENGEVYGWGYNGNGQLGLGNNGNQLTPCRLVGLQGLCVLQIVSGYAHSLALTDEGLLYAWGTNTYGQLGTGNKSNQLSPVQIMAEKERIVEIAACHSTHTSAAKTQSGQVYMWGQCREHDDFLTVSQSLKKEFDSPETADLKFSVDGKYIHVHKAVLKIRCEHFRSMFQSHWNEDMKEVIEIDQFTYPVYRSFLEFLYTDNIDLPPEDAIGLLDLATSYCENRLKRLCQHIIKRGITIENAFSLLAAAVRYDAEDLEEFCFKFCVNHLTEVTQTAAFWQIEGNLLKEFISRASRCGAFKN; encoded by the exons ATGGTGGATGTGACAAAATGGCCGCTGTTTAGCCTGATGGAAGGCGAGGAGCTCTCGTCCATACGACAGGCCTGTGTGTTTGGAACCTCCGCCAACGAGGTCATCTACATCACCCACAATGATGAC GTGTATGTGTTTGGGCTAAACTGCAGTAACTGCCTGGGAACAGGGGATAGCCAAAGCACCATCCTACCTAAGAAGCTGGACTTTCTGAGTGGGAGGAAAGTGGTCAGCCTCAGCTATGGCAGCGGACCCCACATCCTCCTGGCCACTGAGG AGGGCGAGCTGTTTGCCTGGGGCCACAATGGCTACAGTCAGCTGGGGAATGGGACCACCAACCAGGGGGTCGCTCCTGTGCTGGTGTCTGCCAGCCTTCTCAACAAGAGGGTGACGGAAGTGGCCTGTGGTTCACATCACTCCCTGGCCCTGACCAACACTGGAGAG GTGTATGCCTGGGGCTACAATAACTGTGGCCAGGTGGGGTCAGGGTCCACGGCCAACCAGCCCACCCCCAGGAGAGTGTCCAACTGTCTGCAGAACAAGGTGGTCGTCAGCATCACCTGTGGTCAAACCTCCTCTCTGGCTGTGGTCGAGAATGGAGAG GTGTACGGCTGGGGCTATAACGGAAACGGCCAACTGGGGCTAGGCAACAACGGGAATCAGCTGACACCTTGTCGCCTGGTGGGCTTGCAGGGTCTCTGTGTGCTACAG ATAGTGTCTGGCTATGCCCACTCCTTGGCCCTAACGGACGAGGGGCTGCTGTATGCCTGGGGGACCAACACCTATGGCCAGCTGGGCACAGGCAACAAGAGCAACCAACTCAGCCCAGTCCAGATCATGgctgagaaggagag gATTGTAGAGATTGCAGCATGCCACTCCACACACACCTCAGCAGCTAAGACTCAGAGTGGCCAGGTGTACATGTGGGGCCAGTGTAGGG AGCATGATGACTTCCTGACAGTGTCCCAGTCTTTAAAGAAGGAGTTTGACAGCCCAGAGACGGCCGACCTCAAGTTCAGCGTGGATGGCAAATACATCCATGTGCACAAGGCTGTGCTCAAGATCAG GTGTGAGCACTTCAGGTCCATGTTCCAGTCCCATTGGAATGAAGACATGAAGGAGGTGATCGAGATCGACCAGTTCACCTACCCCGTCTACCGCTCCTTCCTAGAGTTCCTCTACACAGACAACATAGACCTGCCCCCAGAGGATGCTATCG GTCTGCTGGACCTGGCCACATCCTACTGTGAGAACCGCCTGAAGCGTCTCTGTCAGCACATCATCAAGAGAGGCATCACCATAGAGAACGCCTTCTCTCTGCTCGCTGCTGCCGTGCGCTACGATGCAGAG GACCTGGAGGAGTTCTGCTTTAAGTTCTGTGTGAACCACCTGACGGAGGTGACCCAGACTGCAGCCTTCTGGCAGATCGAAGGCAACCTTCTCAAAGAGTTCATCAGCCGAGCTAGCCGCTGTGGAGCCTTCAAGAATTGA
- the LOC109871042 gene encoding RCC1 and BTB domain-containing protein 1 isoform X5 gives MVDVTKWPLFSLMEGEELSSIRQACVFGTSANEVIYITHNDDVYVFGLNCSNCLGTGDSQSTILPKKLDFLSGRKVVSLSYGSGPHILLATEEGELFAWGHNGYSQLGNGTTNQGVAPVLVSASLLNKRVTEVACGSHHSLALTNTGEVYAWGYNNCGQVGSGSTANQPTPRRVSNCLQNKVVVSITCGQTSSLAVVENGEVYGWGYNGNGQLGLGNNGNQLTPCRLVGLQGLCVLQIVSGYAHSLALTDEGLLYAWGTNTYGQLGTGNKSNQLSPVQIMAEKESRIVEIAACHSTHTSAAKTQSGQVYMWGQCRGQSIVLPFLTHFSCTDDVFACFATPSVMWRLLSMEHDDFLTVSQSLKKEFDSPETADLKFSVDGKYIHVHKAVLKIRCEHFRSMFQSHWNEDMKEVIEIDQFTYPVYRSFLEFLYTDNIDLPPEDAIGLLDLATSYCENRLKRLCQHIIKRGITIENAFSLLAAAVRYDAEDLEEFCFKFCVNHLTEVTQTAAFWQIEGNLLKEFISRASRCGAFKN, from the exons ATGGTGGATGTGACAAAATGGCCGCTGTTTAGCCTGATGGAAGGCGAGGAGCTCTCGTCCATACGACAGGCCTGTGTGTTTGGAACCTCCGCCAACGAGGTCATCTACATCACCCACAATGATGAC GTGTATGTGTTTGGGCTAAACTGCAGTAACTGCCTGGGAACAGGGGATAGCCAAAGCACCATCCTACCTAAGAAGCTGGACTTTCTGAGTGGGAGGAAAGTGGTCAGCCTCAGCTATGGCAGCGGACCCCACATCCTCCTGGCCACTGAGG AGGGCGAGCTGTTTGCCTGGGGCCACAATGGCTACAGTCAGCTGGGGAATGGGACCACCAACCAGGGGGTCGCTCCTGTGCTGGTGTCTGCCAGCCTTCTCAACAAGAGGGTGACGGAAGTGGCCTGTGGTTCACATCACTCCCTGGCCCTGACCAACACTGGAGAG GTGTATGCCTGGGGCTACAATAACTGTGGCCAGGTGGGGTCAGGGTCCACGGCCAACCAGCCCACCCCCAGGAGAGTGTCCAACTGTCTGCAGAACAAGGTGGTCGTCAGCATCACCTGTGGTCAAACCTCCTCTCTGGCTGTGGTCGAGAATGGAGAG GTGTACGGCTGGGGCTATAACGGAAACGGCCAACTGGGGCTAGGCAACAACGGGAATCAGCTGACACCTTGTCGCCTGGTGGGCTTGCAGGGTCTCTGTGTGCTACAG ATAGTGTCTGGCTATGCCCACTCCTTGGCCCTAACGGACGAGGGGCTGCTGTATGCCTGGGGGACCAACACCTATGGCCAGCTGGGCACAGGCAACAAGAGCAACCAACTCAGCCCAGTCCAGATCATGgctgagaaggagag caggATTGTAGAGATTGCAGCATGCCACTCCACACACACCTCAGCAGCTAAGACTCAGAGTGGCCAGGTGTACATGTGGGGCCAGTGTAGGGGTCAGTCCATCGTCTTGCCCTTCCTCACACACTTCTCCTGCACTGATGACGTTTTTGCTTGCTTTGCCACGCCCTCTGTCATGTGGAGGCTGCTCTCTATGG AGCATGATGACTTCCTGACAGTGTCCCAGTCTTTAAAGAAGGAGTTTGACAGCCCAGAGACGGCCGACCTCAAGTTCAGCGTGGATGGCAAATACATCCATGTGCACAAGGCTGTGCTCAAGATCAG GTGTGAGCACTTCAGGTCCATGTTCCAGTCCCATTGGAATGAAGACATGAAGGAGGTGATCGAGATCGACCAGTTCACCTACCCCGTCTACCGCTCCTTCCTAGAGTTCCTCTACACAGACAACATAGACCTGCCCCCAGAGGATGCTATCG GTCTGCTGGACCTGGCCACATCCTACTGTGAGAACCGCCTGAAGCGTCTCTGTCAGCACATCATCAAGAGAGGCATCACCATAGAGAACGCCTTCTCTCTGCTCGCTGCTGCCGTGCGCTACGATGCAGAG GACCTGGAGGAGTTCTGCTTTAAGTTCTGTGTGAACCACCTGACGGAGGTGACCCAGACTGCAGCCTTCTGGCAGATCGAAGGCAACCTTCTCAAAGAGTTCATCAGCCGAGCTAGCCGCTGTGGAGCCTTCAAGAATTGA
- the LOC109871042 gene encoding RCC1 and BTB domain-containing protein 1 isoform X1 produces the protein MYWLSLPDTPTSTTEGAADIIREAAAGESGSVTGRLATRPPLSLTMERSCSVKSRDSITHQDHAPAPPCSRGHTPPPLQRRSRRTMVDVTKWPLFSLMEGEELSSIRQACVFGTSANEVIYITHNDDVYVFGLNCSNCLGTGDSQSTILPKKLDFLSGRKVVSLSYGSGPHILLATEEGELFAWGHNGYSQLGNGTTNQGVAPVLVSASLLNKRVTEVACGSHHSLALTNTGEVYAWGYNNCGQVGSGSTANQPTPRRVSNCLQNKVVVSITCGQTSSLAVVENGEVYGWGYNGNGQLGLGNNGNQLTPCRLVGLQGLCVLQIVSGYAHSLALTDEGLLYAWGTNTYGQLGTGNKSNQLSPVQIMAEKESRIVEIAACHSTHTSAAKTQSGQVYMWGQCRGQSIVLPFLTHFSCTDDVFACFATPSVMWRLLSMEHDDFLTVSQSLKKEFDSPETADLKFSVDGKYIHVHKAVLKIRCEHFRSMFQSHWNEDMKEVIEIDQFTYPVYRSFLEFLYTDNIDLPPEDAIGLLDLATSYCENRLKRLCQHIIKRGITIENAFSLLAAAVRYDAEDLEEFCFKFCVNHLTEVTQTAAFWQIEGNLLKEFISRASRCGAFKN, from the exons ATGTATTGGCTCTCACTTCCGGACACACCAACATCAACAACAGAGGGAGCTGCTGACATTATCCGAGAGGCGGCGGCAGGAGAAAGCGGTTCAGTGACCGGGAGGCTAGCTACCCGTCCACCG TTGTCATTGACTATGGAACGCTCTTGTAG TGTGAAAAGCAGGGATAGCATCACCCACCAAGACCACGCACCTGCTCCTCCCTGTAGCCGGGGACACACCCCTCCACCGTTGCAACGGAGATCAAGGCGCACTATGGTGGATGTGACAAAATGGCCGCTGTTTAGCCTGATGGAAGGCGAGGAGCTCTCGTCCATACGACAGGCCTGTGTGTTTGGAACCTCCGCCAACGAGGTCATCTACATCACCCACAATGATGAC GTGTATGTGTTTGGGCTAAACTGCAGTAACTGCCTGGGAACAGGGGATAGCCAAAGCACCATCCTACCTAAGAAGCTGGACTTTCTGAGTGGGAGGAAAGTGGTCAGCCTCAGCTATGGCAGCGGACCCCACATCCTCCTGGCCACTGAGG AGGGCGAGCTGTTTGCCTGGGGCCACAATGGCTACAGTCAGCTGGGGAATGGGACCACCAACCAGGGGGTCGCTCCTGTGCTGGTGTCTGCCAGCCTTCTCAACAAGAGGGTGACGGAAGTGGCCTGTGGTTCACATCACTCCCTGGCCCTGACCAACACTGGAGAG GTGTATGCCTGGGGCTACAATAACTGTGGCCAGGTGGGGTCAGGGTCCACGGCCAACCAGCCCACCCCCAGGAGAGTGTCCAACTGTCTGCAGAACAAGGTGGTCGTCAGCATCACCTGTGGTCAAACCTCCTCTCTGGCTGTGGTCGAGAATGGAGAG GTGTACGGCTGGGGCTATAACGGAAACGGCCAACTGGGGCTAGGCAACAACGGGAATCAGCTGACACCTTGTCGCCTGGTGGGCTTGCAGGGTCTCTGTGTGCTACAG ATAGTGTCTGGCTATGCCCACTCCTTGGCCCTAACGGACGAGGGGCTGCTGTATGCCTGGGGGACCAACACCTATGGCCAGCTGGGCACAGGCAACAAGAGCAACCAACTCAGCCCAGTCCAGATCATGgctgagaaggagag caggATTGTAGAGATTGCAGCATGCCACTCCACACACACCTCAGCAGCTAAGACTCAGAGTGGCCAGGTGTACATGTGGGGCCAGTGTAGGGGTCAGTCCATCGTCTTGCCCTTCCTCACACACTTCTCCTGCACTGATGACGTTTTTGCTTGCTTTGCCACGCCCTCTGTCATGTGGAGGCTGCTCTCTATGG AGCATGATGACTTCCTGACAGTGTCCCAGTCTTTAAAGAAGGAGTTTGACAGCCCAGAGACGGCCGACCTCAAGTTCAGCGTGGATGGCAAATACATCCATGTGCACAAGGCTGTGCTCAAGATCAG GTGTGAGCACTTCAGGTCCATGTTCCAGTCCCATTGGAATGAAGACATGAAGGAGGTGATCGAGATCGACCAGTTCACCTACCCCGTCTACCGCTCCTTCCTAGAGTTCCTCTACACAGACAACATAGACCTGCCCCCAGAGGATGCTATCG GTCTGCTGGACCTGGCCACATCCTACTGTGAGAACCGCCTGAAGCGTCTCTGTCAGCACATCATCAAGAGAGGCATCACCATAGAGAACGCCTTCTCTCTGCTCGCTGCTGCCGTGCGCTACGATGCAGAG GACCTGGAGGAGTTCTGCTTTAAGTTCTGTGTGAACCACCTGACGGAGGTGACCCAGACTGCAGCCTTCTGGCAGATCGAAGGCAACCTTCTCAAAGAGTTCATCAGCCGAGCTAGCCGCTGTGGAGCCTTCAAGAATTGA
- the LOC109871042 gene encoding RCC1 and BTB domain-containing protein 1 isoform X2 has protein sequence MYWLSLPDTPTSTTEGAADIIREAAAGESGSVTGRLATRPPLSLTMERSCSVKSRDSITHQDHAPAPPCSRGHTPPPLQRRSRRTMVDVTKWPLFSLMEGEELSSIRQACVFGTSANEVIYITHNDDVYVFGLNCSNCLGTGDSQSTILPKKLDFLSGRKVVSLSYGSGPHILLATEEGELFAWGHNGYSQLGNGTTNQGVAPVLVSASLLNKRVTEVACGSHHSLALTNTGEVYAWGYNNCGQVGSGSTANQPTPRRVSNCLQNKVVVSITCGQTSSLAVVENGEVYGWGYNGNGQLGLGNNGNQLTPCRLVGLQGLCVLQIVSGYAHSLALTDEGLLYAWGTNTYGQLGTGNKSNQLSPVQIMAEKERIVEIAACHSTHTSAAKTQSGQVYMWGQCRGQSIVLPFLTHFSCTDDVFACFATPSVMWRLLSMEHDDFLTVSQSLKKEFDSPETADLKFSVDGKYIHVHKAVLKIRCEHFRSMFQSHWNEDMKEVIEIDQFTYPVYRSFLEFLYTDNIDLPPEDAIGLLDLATSYCENRLKRLCQHIIKRGITIENAFSLLAAAVRYDAEDLEEFCFKFCVNHLTEVTQTAAFWQIEGNLLKEFISRASRCGAFKN, from the exons ATGTATTGGCTCTCACTTCCGGACACACCAACATCAACAACAGAGGGAGCTGCTGACATTATCCGAGAGGCGGCGGCAGGAGAAAGCGGTTCAGTGACCGGGAGGCTAGCTACCCGTCCACCG TTGTCATTGACTATGGAACGCTCTTGTAG TGTGAAAAGCAGGGATAGCATCACCCACCAAGACCACGCACCTGCTCCTCCCTGTAGCCGGGGACACACCCCTCCACCGTTGCAACGGAGATCAAGGCGCACTATGGTGGATGTGACAAAATGGCCGCTGTTTAGCCTGATGGAAGGCGAGGAGCTCTCGTCCATACGACAGGCCTGTGTGTTTGGAACCTCCGCCAACGAGGTCATCTACATCACCCACAATGATGAC GTGTATGTGTTTGGGCTAAACTGCAGTAACTGCCTGGGAACAGGGGATAGCCAAAGCACCATCCTACCTAAGAAGCTGGACTTTCTGAGTGGGAGGAAAGTGGTCAGCCTCAGCTATGGCAGCGGACCCCACATCCTCCTGGCCACTGAGG AGGGCGAGCTGTTTGCCTGGGGCCACAATGGCTACAGTCAGCTGGGGAATGGGACCACCAACCAGGGGGTCGCTCCTGTGCTGGTGTCTGCCAGCCTTCTCAACAAGAGGGTGACGGAAGTGGCCTGTGGTTCACATCACTCCCTGGCCCTGACCAACACTGGAGAG GTGTATGCCTGGGGCTACAATAACTGTGGCCAGGTGGGGTCAGGGTCCACGGCCAACCAGCCCACCCCCAGGAGAGTGTCCAACTGTCTGCAGAACAAGGTGGTCGTCAGCATCACCTGTGGTCAAACCTCCTCTCTGGCTGTGGTCGAGAATGGAGAG GTGTACGGCTGGGGCTATAACGGAAACGGCCAACTGGGGCTAGGCAACAACGGGAATCAGCTGACACCTTGTCGCCTGGTGGGCTTGCAGGGTCTCTGTGTGCTACAG ATAGTGTCTGGCTATGCCCACTCCTTGGCCCTAACGGACGAGGGGCTGCTGTATGCCTGGGGGACCAACACCTATGGCCAGCTGGGCACAGGCAACAAGAGCAACCAACTCAGCCCAGTCCAGATCATGgctgagaaggagag gATTGTAGAGATTGCAGCATGCCACTCCACACACACCTCAGCAGCTAAGACTCAGAGTGGCCAGGTGTACATGTGGGGCCAGTGTAGGGGTCAGTCCATCGTCTTGCCCTTCCTCACACACTTCTCCTGCACTGATGACGTTTTTGCTTGCTTTGCCACGCCCTCTGTCATGTGGAGGCTGCTCTCTATGG AGCATGATGACTTCCTGACAGTGTCCCAGTCTTTAAAGAAGGAGTTTGACAGCCCAGAGACGGCCGACCTCAAGTTCAGCGTGGATGGCAAATACATCCATGTGCACAAGGCTGTGCTCAAGATCAG GTGTGAGCACTTCAGGTCCATGTTCCAGTCCCATTGGAATGAAGACATGAAGGAGGTGATCGAGATCGACCAGTTCACCTACCCCGTCTACCGCTCCTTCCTAGAGTTCCTCTACACAGACAACATAGACCTGCCCCCAGAGGATGCTATCG GTCTGCTGGACCTGGCCACATCCTACTGTGAGAACCGCCTGAAGCGTCTCTGTCAGCACATCATCAAGAGAGGCATCACCATAGAGAACGCCTTCTCTCTGCTCGCTGCTGCCGTGCGCTACGATGCAGAG GACCTGGAGGAGTTCTGCTTTAAGTTCTGTGTGAACCACCTGACGGAGGTGACCCAGACTGCAGCCTTCTGGCAGATCGAAGGCAACCTTCTCAAAGAGTTCATCAGCCGAGCTAGCCGCTGTGGAGCCTTCAAGAATTGA
- the LOC109871042 gene encoding RCC1 and BTB domain-containing protein 1 isoform X6: MVDVTKWPLFSLMEGEELSSIRQACVFGTSANEVIYITHNDDVYVFGLNCSNCLGTGDSQSTILPKKLDFLSGRKVVSLSYGSGPHILLATEEGELFAWGHNGYSQLGNGTTNQGVAPVLVSASLLNKRVTEVACGSHHSLALTNTGEVYAWGYNNCGQVGSGSTANQPTPRRVSNCLQNKVVVSITCGQTSSLAVVENGEVYGWGYNGNGQLGLGNNGNQLTPCRLVGLQGLCVLQIVSGYAHSLALTDEGLLYAWGTNTYGQLGTGNKSNQLSPVQIMAEKERIVEIAACHSTHTSAAKTQSGQVYMWGQCRGQSIVLPFLTHFSCTDDVFACFATPSVMWRLLSMEHDDFLTVSQSLKKEFDSPETADLKFSVDGKYIHVHKAVLKIRCEHFRSMFQSHWNEDMKEVIEIDQFTYPVYRSFLEFLYTDNIDLPPEDAIGLLDLATSYCENRLKRLCQHIIKRGITIENAFSLLAAAVRYDAEDLEEFCFKFCVNHLTEVTQTAAFWQIEGNLLKEFISRASRCGAFKN, encoded by the exons ATGGTGGATGTGACAAAATGGCCGCTGTTTAGCCTGATGGAAGGCGAGGAGCTCTCGTCCATACGACAGGCCTGTGTGTTTGGAACCTCCGCCAACGAGGTCATCTACATCACCCACAATGATGAC GTGTATGTGTTTGGGCTAAACTGCAGTAACTGCCTGGGAACAGGGGATAGCCAAAGCACCATCCTACCTAAGAAGCTGGACTTTCTGAGTGGGAGGAAAGTGGTCAGCCTCAGCTATGGCAGCGGACCCCACATCCTCCTGGCCACTGAGG AGGGCGAGCTGTTTGCCTGGGGCCACAATGGCTACAGTCAGCTGGGGAATGGGACCACCAACCAGGGGGTCGCTCCTGTGCTGGTGTCTGCCAGCCTTCTCAACAAGAGGGTGACGGAAGTGGCCTGTGGTTCACATCACTCCCTGGCCCTGACCAACACTGGAGAG GTGTATGCCTGGGGCTACAATAACTGTGGCCAGGTGGGGTCAGGGTCCACGGCCAACCAGCCCACCCCCAGGAGAGTGTCCAACTGTCTGCAGAACAAGGTGGTCGTCAGCATCACCTGTGGTCAAACCTCCTCTCTGGCTGTGGTCGAGAATGGAGAG GTGTACGGCTGGGGCTATAACGGAAACGGCCAACTGGGGCTAGGCAACAACGGGAATCAGCTGACACCTTGTCGCCTGGTGGGCTTGCAGGGTCTCTGTGTGCTACAG ATAGTGTCTGGCTATGCCCACTCCTTGGCCCTAACGGACGAGGGGCTGCTGTATGCCTGGGGGACCAACACCTATGGCCAGCTGGGCACAGGCAACAAGAGCAACCAACTCAGCCCAGTCCAGATCATGgctgagaaggagag gATTGTAGAGATTGCAGCATGCCACTCCACACACACCTCAGCAGCTAAGACTCAGAGTGGCCAGGTGTACATGTGGGGCCAGTGTAGGGGTCAGTCCATCGTCTTGCCCTTCCTCACACACTTCTCCTGCACTGATGACGTTTTTGCTTGCTTTGCCACGCCCTCTGTCATGTGGAGGCTGCTCTCTATGG AGCATGATGACTTCCTGACAGTGTCCCAGTCTTTAAAGAAGGAGTTTGACAGCCCAGAGACGGCCGACCTCAAGTTCAGCGTGGATGGCAAATACATCCATGTGCACAAGGCTGTGCTCAAGATCAG GTGTGAGCACTTCAGGTCCATGTTCCAGTCCCATTGGAATGAAGACATGAAGGAGGTGATCGAGATCGACCAGTTCACCTACCCCGTCTACCGCTCCTTCCTAGAGTTCCTCTACACAGACAACATAGACCTGCCCCCAGAGGATGCTATCG GTCTGCTGGACCTGGCCACATCCTACTGTGAGAACCGCCTGAAGCGTCTCTGTCAGCACATCATCAAGAGAGGCATCACCATAGAGAACGCCTTCTCTCTGCTCGCTGCTGCCGTGCGCTACGATGCAGAG GACCTGGAGGAGTTCTGCTTTAAGTTCTGTGTGAACCACCTGACGGAGGTGACCCAGACTGCAGCCTTCTGGCAGATCGAAGGCAACCTTCTCAAAGAGTTCATCAGCCGAGCTAGCCGCTGTGGAGCCTTCAAGAATTGA
- the LOC109871042 gene encoding RCC1 and BTB domain-containing protein 1 isoform X3, which translates to MYWLSLPDTPTSTTEGAADIIREAAAGESGSVTGRLATRPPLSLTMERSCSVKSRDSITHQDHAPAPPCSRGHTPPPLQRRSRRTMVDVTKWPLFSLMEGEELSSIRQACVFGTSANEVIYITHNDDVYVFGLNCSNCLGTGDSQSTILPKKLDFLSGRKVVSLSYGSGPHILLATEEGELFAWGHNGYSQLGNGTTNQGVAPVLVSASLLNKRVTEVACGSHHSLALTNTGEVYAWGYNNCGQVGSGSTANQPTPRRVSNCLQNKVVVSITCGQTSSLAVVENGEVYGWGYNGNGQLGLGNNGNQLTPCRLVGLQGLCVLQIVSGYAHSLALTDEGLLYAWGTNTYGQLGTGNKSNQLSPVQIMAEKESRIVEIAACHSTHTSAAKTQSGQVYMWGQCREHDDFLTVSQSLKKEFDSPETADLKFSVDGKYIHVHKAVLKIRCEHFRSMFQSHWNEDMKEVIEIDQFTYPVYRSFLEFLYTDNIDLPPEDAIGLLDLATSYCENRLKRLCQHIIKRGITIENAFSLLAAAVRYDAEDLEEFCFKFCVNHLTEVTQTAAFWQIEGNLLKEFISRASRCGAFKN; encoded by the exons ATGTATTGGCTCTCACTTCCGGACACACCAACATCAACAACAGAGGGAGCTGCTGACATTATCCGAGAGGCGGCGGCAGGAGAAAGCGGTTCAGTGACCGGGAGGCTAGCTACCCGTCCACCG TTGTCATTGACTATGGAACGCTCTTGTAG TGTGAAAAGCAGGGATAGCATCACCCACCAAGACCACGCACCTGCTCCTCCCTGTAGCCGGGGACACACCCCTCCACCGTTGCAACGGAGATCAAGGCGCACTATGGTGGATGTGACAAAATGGCCGCTGTTTAGCCTGATGGAAGGCGAGGAGCTCTCGTCCATACGACAGGCCTGTGTGTTTGGAACCTCCGCCAACGAGGTCATCTACATCACCCACAATGATGAC GTGTATGTGTTTGGGCTAAACTGCAGTAACTGCCTGGGAACAGGGGATAGCCAAAGCACCATCCTACCTAAGAAGCTGGACTTTCTGAGTGGGAGGAAAGTGGTCAGCCTCAGCTATGGCAGCGGACCCCACATCCTCCTGGCCACTGAGG AGGGCGAGCTGTTTGCCTGGGGCCACAATGGCTACAGTCAGCTGGGGAATGGGACCACCAACCAGGGGGTCGCTCCTGTGCTGGTGTCTGCCAGCCTTCTCAACAAGAGGGTGACGGAAGTGGCCTGTGGTTCACATCACTCCCTGGCCCTGACCAACACTGGAGAG GTGTATGCCTGGGGCTACAATAACTGTGGCCAGGTGGGGTCAGGGTCCACGGCCAACCAGCCCACCCCCAGGAGAGTGTCCAACTGTCTGCAGAACAAGGTGGTCGTCAGCATCACCTGTGGTCAAACCTCCTCTCTGGCTGTGGTCGAGAATGGAGAG GTGTACGGCTGGGGCTATAACGGAAACGGCCAACTGGGGCTAGGCAACAACGGGAATCAGCTGACACCTTGTCGCCTGGTGGGCTTGCAGGGTCTCTGTGTGCTACAG ATAGTGTCTGGCTATGCCCACTCCTTGGCCCTAACGGACGAGGGGCTGCTGTATGCCTGGGGGACCAACACCTATGGCCAGCTGGGCACAGGCAACAAGAGCAACCAACTCAGCCCAGTCCAGATCATGgctgagaaggagag caggATTGTAGAGATTGCAGCATGCCACTCCACACACACCTCAGCAGCTAAGACTCAGAGTGGCCAGGTGTACATGTGGGGCCAGTGTAGGG AGCATGATGACTTCCTGACAGTGTCCCAGTCTTTAAAGAAGGAGTTTGACAGCCCAGAGACGGCCGACCTCAAGTTCAGCGTGGATGGCAAATACATCCATGTGCACAAGGCTGTGCTCAAGATCAG GTGTGAGCACTTCAGGTCCATGTTCCAGTCCCATTGGAATGAAGACATGAAGGAGGTGATCGAGATCGACCAGTTCACCTACCCCGTCTACCGCTCCTTCCTAGAGTTCCTCTACACAGACAACATAGACCTGCCCCCAGAGGATGCTATCG GTCTGCTGGACCTGGCCACATCCTACTGTGAGAACCGCCTGAAGCGTCTCTGTCAGCACATCATCAAGAGAGGCATCACCATAGAGAACGCCTTCTCTCTGCTCGCTGCTGCCGTGCGCTACGATGCAGAG GACCTGGAGGAGTTCTGCTTTAAGTTCTGTGTGAACCACCTGACGGAGGTGACCCAGACTGCAGCCTTCTGGCAGATCGAAGGCAACCTTCTCAAAGAGTTCATCAGCCGAGCTAGCCGCTGTGGAGCCTTCAAGAATTGA